The following proteins are co-located in the Pedobacter sp. FW305-3-2-15-E-R2A2 genome:
- a CDS encoding OmpH family outer membrane protein, which yields MRKSINAFFVAAGLLFTANIANAQQKFAHLNSAVIIEAMPEVKAARTALEAFGKTKQADVEKMISEYQVKLKAAEDKQKSLSEANKETVGKELQAMGADLQDLQKRIEDARAKAQQEMEAKNAELFNPIQVKADAAIKAVSKEKGFAYVFDTANQALVYWDGGDDITAAVKTKLGITATAAPKK from the coding sequence ATGAGAAAGTCAATTAACGCATTTTTTGTAGCAGCGGGGTTATTGTTTACTGCCAACATTGCAAATGCACAACAAAAATTCGCACATTTAAATTCAGCAGTGATTATTGAAGCAATGCCGGAAGTTAAAGCAGCAAGAACAGCATTGGAAGCTTTTGGAAAAACCAAACAAGCTGATGTTGAGAAAATGATCTCTGAGTACCAGGTTAAACTGAAAGCAGCAGAAGATAAACAAAAGTCGTTGAGTGAAGCAAACAAAGAAACTGTAGGTAAAGAGTTACAAGCTATGGGTGCTGACTTGCAGGATCTTCAAAAACGTATCGAAGATGCAAGAGCTAAAGCTCAACAGGAAATGGAAGCTAAAAATGCAGAATTGTTTAATCCTATCCAGGTAAAAGCTGATGCTGCAATTAAAGCGGTTTCTAAAGAAAAAGGTTTTGCTTATGTATTTGATACTGCAAACCAGGCTTTAGTATATTGGGATGGTGGTGATGACATCACTGCAGCCGTTAAAACTAAATTGGGCATCACTGCAACTGCAGCTCCTAAGAAATAA
- a CDS encoding alpha/beta hydrolase, which translates to MKYEVIDEDGFKYIEAGKGEPLVLLHGLMGELSNWEQVIDHFKGNYHVLVPILPIYELPILTLGVKSLSKYVNRFLKYKKLSQVVLIGNSLGGHVGLVFTTSHQENVKALVLTGSSGLYENAFGGSFPRRESYDYIREKVEFTFYDPAVATKELVDDVYKSVNDRSRVIRILALAKSAIRHNMSKDLSRITIPVSLIWGKQDKVTPPEVAEEFHELLPNSELNWVDKCGHAPMMERPEAFNEYLEKFLNRILLK; encoded by the coding sequence ATGAAATACGAAGTAATAGACGAAGACGGGTTTAAATATATTGAGGCTGGAAAAGGAGAACCCCTGGTATTACTTCATGGTTTAATGGGAGAGTTGAGCAACTGGGAACAGGTAATTGATCATTTTAAAGGCAATTACCATGTTTTGGTGCCTATTTTACCAATTTATGAGCTCCCTATACTTACTTTAGGTGTAAAGAGCTTATCAAAATATGTAAACAGATTTTTAAAATATAAGAAACTTAGTCAGGTCGTTTTAATTGGCAATTCATTGGGCGGACACGTGGGGCTTGTATTTACGACTTCCCACCAGGAAAACGTAAAAGCACTGGTATTGACAGGAAGCTCGGGCTTATATGAAAATGCTTTTGGCGGATCATTTCCAAGAAGAGAAAGTTATGATTATATTAGGGAAAAGGTAGAGTTTACTTTCTATGACCCTGCAGTTGCTACCAAGGAGTTGGTAGATGATGTTTATAAAAGTGTGAATGACCGTTCCAGGGTAATCCGGATTCTGGCTTTAGCCAAGTCGGCTATCCGCCACAACATGTCGAAAGACCTGTCCAGGATTACGATCCCCGTTTCTTTAATCTGGGGGAAACAGGATAAGGTAACCCCTCCTGAGGTTGCGGAAGAATTTCACGAACTATTACCTAATTCGGAATTGAATTGGGTGGATAAATGCGGACATGCACCGATGATGGAGCGTCCGGAAGCATTTAATGAATACCTGGAAAAATTTTTAAATAGAATATTACTTAAATAA
- a CDS encoding DUF6089 family protein, with amino-acid sequence MRYGTRLFCFFAISFIGLNAAAQTMELGVVGGAAGYMGDLNQTKPLKISGMSAGAYVKMNFDPYWALGIHYNFGKIKANDLSSDNAQFRDRGLNFKTSLNEISLQVDFNFLEYFAGGGTKRFTPYIFTGIGGVFFSPKGYYPHVAELGDQEYNLRFYRTEGQTEPYKNYALTVPYGIGFKTRLKENWGLFSQIGYRTAFSDYLDDVSGKYPGIDHPPADGNRGLTLSDPNRGPLASGTPPRTLSGTQRGDFRKRDTYMFVGIGISYTFVSQKCYTF; translated from the coding sequence ATGCGATACGGAACAAGGCTTTTCTGTTTTTTTGCGATCTCTTTCATTGGACTTAACGCTGCTGCTCAAACAATGGAGCTCGGCGTGGTCGGTGGAGCTGCAGGATATATGGGCGACCTGAACCAGACAAAACCTTTAAAAATTAGCGGAATGTCTGCCGGAGCTTATGTAAAGATGAATTTTGATCCTTACTGGGCCCTTGGTATCCATTACAATTTCGGTAAAATCAAAGCAAATGACCTGAGTTCTGACAATGCTCAATTTAGAGATAGGGGTCTTAATTTTAAGACTTCTCTGAATGAAATCAGCCTGCAGGTTGATTTTAACTTCTTAGAGTATTTTGCCGGCGGAGGAACGAAAAGGTTTACGCCTTATATATTCACGGGAATAGGAGGGGTTTTCTTTAGCCCAAAAGGATATTATCCGCATGTTGCCGAGTTGGGCGATCAGGAGTATAACCTGAGATTTTACAGAACAGAGGGGCAAACCGAACCTTATAAAAATTACGCGCTGACGGTTCCTTATGGGATCGGTTTTAAAACAAGATTAAAGGAAAACTGGGGGTTGTTTTCGCAGATTGGCTATAGAACAGCATTCAGCGATTATCTGGATGATGTAAGTGGAAAATATCCAGGTATTGATCATCCGCCTGCTGATGGAAACAGAGGGTTAACGCTTTCAGATCCCAACAGAGGTCCCTTAGCATCAGGCACTCCCCCAAGAACTCTTTCAGGGACCCAAAGAGGCGATTTTAGAAAAAGAGATACCTATATGTTTGTAGGTATTGGCATATCTTATACCTTTGTGTCCCAAAAATGTTATACATTTTAA
- a CDS encoding OmpH family outer membrane protein, translating to MKKYLLICFLSFTCMGAFAQKFAYVDTEYILKHLPEYKSALTQLTALSNQWQGQVDQNFVEIDKMYKAYQADQVLLTADMRKRRENDIIEKEKAAKDFQRNIFGPDGELFKSRTKLLNPIQEKVTKTISEVAKAKLFDFIFDKSSESTMMIYASSNYDVSNDVIRLLGFKPGSTLK from the coding sequence ATGAAAAAATATCTTTTAATATGCTTCCTGAGTTTTACCTGCATGGGAGCCTTTGCTCAGAAATTTGCCTACGTGGATACTGAATATATCTTGAAACATCTTCCGGAATATAAATCAGCTTTAACTCAGCTCACTGCCTTATCTAATCAATGGCAGGGACAGGTGGATCAAAACTTTGTAGAGATCGACAAGATGTACAAAGCTTATCAGGCTGATCAGGTTTTATTAACCGCAGACATGCGCAAAAGAAGAGAAAACGATATCATCGAAAAAGAGAAAGCGGCGAAAGATTTTCAACGTAATATCTTTGGTCCTGATGGAGAGCTTTTCAAATCGCGCACTAAACTATTGAACCCGATTCAGGAAAAAGTAACAAAGACCATCAGTGAAGTTGCTAAAGCTAAACTTTTTGATTTCATCTTCGATAAAAGTAGTGAGTCGACCATGATGATTTATGCCAGCAGTAATTATGATGTAAGTAATGACGTGATCAGGCTACTTGGATTTAAACCAGGTTCAACTTTAAAATAA
- a CDS encoding DUF2807 domain-containing protein, translated as MKTAIKTLFASALTAIVLTSSAFSTFAKDTTPVSASAKVKFNKVVVTGNAKVVLVQAKSESITTNEELTANTTVQQKGYTLYINSTEQSPATIYISVKDLQRIDAANTAEVKTNGNFDLAVLQIFLKDGAKANVNAKVGSLYTDMKDQSDLKLSGSSAEHNLVRNDVSKLNLNDFVIAKL; from the coding sequence ATGAAAACTGCCATCAAAACCCTATTCGCTTCAGCTTTAACTGCTATCGTTTTAACTTCTTCAGCCTTCAGTACTTTCGCTAAAGACACCACACCTGTAAGCGCATCTGCTAAAGTAAAATTCAATAAAGTAGTGGTAACCGGAAATGCCAAAGTGGTATTGGTACAGGCAAAATCAGAAAGCATCACTACGAATGAAGAGCTGACTGCAAATACTACCGTTCAACAAAAAGGATATACTTTGTACATCAACTCTACTGAGCAAAGTCCTGCAACGATCTATATCTCTGTAAAAGACCTGCAAAGAATTGACGCTGCCAACACAGCTGAGGTAAAAACCAATGGTAACTTTGACCTTGCCGTTCTTCAGATCTTTTTAAAAGATGGTGCTAAAGCAAATGTAAATGCAAAAGTTGGTAGCCTTTATACCGACATGAAAGACCAGTCAGATTTGAAATTAAGCGGTTCATCTGCAGAACACAACCTGGTTAGAAATGATGTTTCTAAATTAAACCTGAATGATTTTGTAATTGCCAAACTATAA
- the bamA gene encoding outer membrane protein assembly factor BamA yields the protein MAQIRPQSNPATPTLKVNGLDLDYFNPKEYTIADVTLTGAKFLDKDVIITLSKLIKGERIVLPGEATANAIKILWEQGLFDDVQLDIVKIEGDSVFFDIEVVERPRLSSFDIQGVSKSQRTDILEKLNAKATKTIINDNLYNTTTSTIKKYLLEKGYFFTAVTYKTKVDPNQENHVILEVNVDKGRKVKVHEINFTGNQAFSDAKLRKFLKKTKQQAFYKIFGSGKFNKEKYEEDKKTLIAKMQDKGYRDAVILKDSVYQYSEKAVGIKLDLFEGPKYYFGNITWAGNAKYAGKDLERILGLEKGEVFSEEKLEKKLRGSPNSDDVSSLYLNDGYLTFNVDPVQTKIYGDTVDVEVRIYEGPQYTNNRITVKGNTITNDRVVLRDVRTKPGDKFSKDLLIRTVREIGQMGNFDESKTVPTPKPNPADGTVDIEYAVEEKPSDQIELSGGFGGGNIIGTLGLTFNNFSLKNLFNGSAYKPLPKGDGQKLSLRGQTNGKYYQSYSFSFSEPWLGGKKPVSFGVSAFTSLQSNGLKENDSRGQQQRIRLNGVTVSLGRKLNFPDNYFQLSHALSFQQYVLNNYSGYKFSTGTSYNISLAQELSRDSRDSPIFPTGGSFFKFTIQATPPYSLLNKLNYATAPDKEFYKFTEYHKWKFESQWFHRLAGKFVVKAQAQFGFLGSYNKAVGDPAFERFKLGGDGMQGFDFLQGSELIAMRGYSNSAVIPNGSNVRIAQQSGSPIFTKYMLELRYPVIASQSATAFLVAFAEGGNTWNKFSEYNPFNVRRSAGFGAKIFLPIFGLLGIDYAIPFDKIPGVENGGKQNFTFSIAQQLGGFN from the coding sequence ATGGCACAGATCCGTCCCCAGTCCAATCCTGCAACTCCTACATTAAAAGTTAATGGCCTGGATCTGGATTATTTTAATCCCAAAGAGTATACGATCGCTGATGTGACGCTTACGGGAGCGAAATTTTTAGACAAAGATGTGATCATTACCCTTTCCAAACTGATCAAAGGCGAACGTATTGTTCTTCCTGGTGAAGCCACTGCCAATGCCATTAAAATTCTTTGGGAACAAGGTCTGTTTGATGATGTCCAGTTGGATATTGTTAAAATTGAAGGCGATTCCGTTTTCTTCGATATTGAAGTGGTGGAACGTCCGCGTTTGAGCTCTTTTGATATTCAGGGAGTCAGTAAATCTCAAAGAACAGATATTTTGGAGAAGCTGAATGCAAAAGCGACCAAGACGATCATCAATGATAACCTGTACAATACCACTACAAGTACCATTAAAAAGTACTTATTGGAAAAGGGGTATTTCTTTACTGCAGTAACGTATAAAACAAAGGTTGATCCCAATCAGGAAAATCACGTCATCCTGGAAGTTAATGTAGACAAAGGCCGTAAGGTAAAAGTTCATGAAATTAACTTTACCGGAAATCAGGCATTTTCTGATGCGAAACTGCGTAAGTTCTTAAAAAAGACAAAGCAACAGGCATTCTATAAAATCTTTGGTTCGGGTAAATTCAATAAAGAAAAATACGAAGAAGATAAAAAAACGCTGATTGCCAAAATGCAGGATAAAGGTTACCGTGATGCGGTAATTCTGAAAGACAGCGTGTATCAGTATAGCGAAAAAGCGGTTGGCATTAAGCTGGACCTGTTCGAAGGACCTAAATATTATTTCGGAAATATCACCTGGGCAGGTAATGCAAAGTATGCAGGAAAAGATTTGGAACGAATCCTCGGCCTTGAAAAAGGAGAGGTATTCAGCGAGGAAAAACTTGAGAAGAAATTAAGAGGCAGCCCTAACAGTGATGACGTTTCCAGTTTATACCTGAATGATGGTTATTTGACTTTTAACGTTGATCCGGTTCAGACTAAAATCTATGGTGATACAGTTGATGTGGAAGTGCGCATCTATGAGGGGCCTCAGTATACCAATAACAGGATTACGGTTAAAGGAAATACCATCACAAACGATAGAGTTGTATTGCGTGATGTACGTACTAAACCGGGAGATAAATTCTCTAAAGATCTATTGATCCGTACCGTTCGTGAGATCGGACAAATGGGTAACTTTGATGAGTCTAAAACAGTACCTACGCCTAAGCCAAATCCGGCAGATGGAACAGTGGATATTGAATACGCCGTAGAAGAAAAACCTTCAGATCAGATTGAATTGTCAGGTGGTTTTGGTGGTGGTAACATCATCGGTACTTTAGGTCTTACTTTCAATAACTTCTCTTTGAAAAACCTGTTTAACGGGAGTGCTTATAAACCATTGCCAAAAGGTGACGGACAGAAGCTAAGCTTACGTGGACAGACAAACGGTAAATACTATCAGTCTTATAGTTTCTCTTTCTCTGAGCCATGGTTAGGTGGTAAAAAGCCAGTTAGTTTTGGAGTGAGTGCATTCACCTCATTACAGTCTAACGGACTAAAAGAAAATGACAGCCGCGGACAACAACAAAGAATTCGCTTAAACGGGGTAACAGTAAGTTTGGGTAGAAAGTTGAACTTCCCGGATAACTATTTCCAGTTGAGCCATGCTTTAAGTTTCCAGCAATATGTTTTGAACAACTATTCCGGATATAAATTTAGTACAGGTACTTCTTACAACATCAGTTTAGCACAGGAGTTGAGCAGGGATTCAAGAGATTCCCCAATCTTCCCTACTGGTGGTTCATTCTTTAAATTTACGATTCAGGCAACGCCTCCTTATTCCTTGTTGAATAAGTTGAACTATGCTACTGCACCAGATAAAGAATTCTATAAATTCACGGAATACCACAAATGGAAATTTGAATCTCAATGGTTCCATAGATTAGCGGGCAAGTTTGTTGTAAAAGCACAGGCACAGTTTGGTTTCCTTGGGTCATATAACAAAGCAGTAGGAGATCCGGCATTTGAGCGTTTCAAACTAGGTGGTGATGGTATGCAGGGATTTGACTTCCTTCAGGGATCTGAGTTGATTGCCATGCGTGGTTACTCTAACAGTGCGGTGATTCCTAATGGTTCGAATGTAAGGATTGCACAACAATCAGGAAGTCCGATCTTCACCAAGTATATGTTGGAATTAAGATACCCGGTTATTGCCAGTCAGTCGGCTACGGCCTTCCTTGTGGCATTTGCTGAAGGTGGTAATACCTGGAACAAGTTCTCTGAATATAATCCTTTTAACGTTAGACGCTCTGCCGGTTTTGGTGCAAAGATATTTTTACCGATATTTGGTTTATTGGGAATTGATTACGCGATTCCTTTTGATAAGATTCCTGGAGTTGAGAATGGAGGAAAGCAAAACTTTACTTTCAGTATCGCACAGCAGTTAGGTGGATTTAACTAA
- a CDS encoding CBS domain-containing protein produces MFASELISNSIPPLKTSDSVQKALERMTEFKLYHLPIVNETQFLGLLAEEELIEVRDTEQAIGSLPLSILNPFVYEDAHIYDIIRLFHQLHLSVVPVLDYKKNYLGLIAINNLLDYTADIYAVKEPGGIIVLEISNRNNSLSHMAQIVEADNAQILSSYVQSFPDSTKLEVTLKINKTELSGIIASFERYNYQVKAVFNSTISDNGTEDRYNSFMNYLNV; encoded by the coding sequence ATGTTTGCATCTGAACTCATATCAAATTCAATTCCCCCGCTAAAGACTTCTGACTCAGTTCAGAAAGCTTTGGAGCGGATGACTGAGTTCAAGCTATACCATTTACCCATTGTAAATGAAACCCAGTTTCTGGGGCTGCTGGCAGAAGAAGAGTTGATTGAGGTAAGGGATACAGAACAGGCAATCGGCAGTTTGCCTTTGTCTATTTTAAATCCTTTTGTTTATGAAGATGCACACATCTACGACATCATCAGACTTTTTCATCAATTGCACTTATCGGTAGTTCCTGTTCTGGACTATAAAAAAAACTATTTAGGATTAATTGCTATAAATAATCTGTTAGATTATACTGCCGATATTTACGCGGTAAAAGAACCGGGGGGGATTATTGTACTGGAAATCAGTAACCGCAACAATTCCCTTTCTCACATGGCGCAGATTGTGGAAGCCGATAATGCGCAGATCCTTTCTTCTTATGTGCAGTCTTTTCCCGATTCTACAAAATTGGAAGTCACTCTAAAAATCAATAAAACTGAATTGTCGGGAATTATAGCCTCTTTTGAGCGGTATAATTACCAGGTAAAAGCTGTGTTTAACAGCACCATTTCAGATAATGGTACCGAAGACAGATATAATTCATTCATGAATTATTTAAACGTATAA
- a CDS encoding NAD kinase has product MRTAIYGREFNNSVLPYVQEVFNVLGESKTPILVSKDYLDFIKDKIKLPEGIVVFSNHTELVGQADVLISLGGDGTLLDTLSLIRDSGIPVIGINFGRLGFLASINKDEIRIAIEALRNKEYSLDKRTLLSLESKFDLFGEENFALNDITIHRRDKSAMMIIHAYMNNEFVNSYWADGLIIATPTGSTAYSLSCGGPIIYPSSQNFVITPIAPHNLNVRPVIIPDDVSLTFEVEARSAKFLVSCDSRTETVDRSVKLTLNKAAFHVNLIRLNNESYLTTLRNKLLWGIDTRNY; this is encoded by the coding sequence ATGAGAACTGCAATTTACGGTAGAGAGTTCAATAATAGCGTTTTACCATATGTACAGGAAGTATTCAATGTTCTGGGCGAATCAAAAACGCCCATTCTTGTTTCCAAAGATTACCTCGACTTCATAAAAGATAAAATCAAGTTGCCTGAAGGCATTGTTGTTTTTAGTAACCATACCGAATTGGTCGGTCAGGCAGACGTCCTGATTAGCCTGGGTGGGGACGGAACGTTACTGGATACGCTATCGCTGATCCGCGATTCGGGAATCCCTGTGATCGGAATTAACTTTGGCCGACTGGGATTTTTAGCAAGTATCAATAAAGATGAGATCAGAATCGCGATCGAAGCACTTCGCAATAAAGAATATTCTCTGGATAAAAGGACTTTACTGAGTCTGGAATCAAAATTTGACCTTTTTGGTGAGGAAAACTTCGCTTTAAATGACATTACGATTCATAGAAGAGATAAGTCAGCGATGATGATCATTCATGCTTACATGAATAATGAATTTGTGAATTCTTATTGGGCAGATGGTTTGATCATTGCTACACCTACGGGCTCAACGGCTTATTCTTTAAGCTGCGGTGGCCCGATCATCTATCCGAGTTCGCAAAATTTTGTGATCACCCCAATTGCACCACATAACCTGAATGTAAGGCCAGTCATCATTCCTGATGATGTTTCGCTTACATTTGAAGTGGAGGCCAGAAGTGCAAAATTCCTGGTTTCCTGCGATTCAAGAACAGAAACGGTAGACCGTTCTGTAAAGTTGACCTTAAATAAAGCCGCCTTTCATGTAAATCTGATCAGGCTGAACAATGAAAGTTACCTCACCACGTTAAGAAATAAACTACTTTGGGGTATTGATACCCGCAATTATTAA
- a CDS encoding SDR family NAD(P)-dependent oxidoreductase, whose translation MKTALITGATSGIGEACADLFAAQGYHLILVARRENLLKEVAKRLEDKYAIETKTLVADVRIHDDLSYALETLPARWKQVDVLINNAGLSQGLDPIDKGNISDWDTMIDTNVKGLLYVTKIVSNWMISQKSGHIINIGSIAGQEVYPNGNVYCATKHAVDALNKGMRIDLLPHGIKVTAINPGMVETEFSKVRFKGDEGRAKKVYDGLEPLVANDIAEAIWFAVSRPAHVNINDMLIMPTAQATGAIIKRN comes from the coding sequence ATGAAAACGGCATTAATTACAGGAGCAACTTCAGGAATCGGAGAAGCCTGCGCAGACTTATTTGCTGCACAGGGGTATCACTTAATTTTAGTGGCAAGAAGAGAAAATTTATTAAAAGAGGTGGCCAAACGCCTGGAAGATAAATATGCCATTGAAACAAAAACGCTTGTTGCCGATGTAAGGATTCACGATGATCTATCTTATGCATTGGAAACTTTACCTGCCCGATGGAAACAGGTGGATGTGCTGATCAATAACGCGGGACTAAGTCAGGGCTTAGATCCTATTGACAAAGGAAATATTTCTGATTGGGATACCATGATTGATACCAATGTTAAAGGATTGCTTTATGTGACCAAGATCGTTTCTAACTGGATGATCAGCCAAAAGTCAGGTCATATCATTAATATCGGTTCTATCGCCGGACAAGAAGTATATCCTAACGGAAATGTTTACTGTGCTACAAAACATGCAGTCGATGCCCTGAATAAAGGTATGCGCATAGATTTGTTGCCTCATGGAATAAAAGTAACGGCCATCAATCCGGGAATGGTAGAAACAGAGTTTTCTAAAGTTCGTTTTAAAGGAGATGAAGGTAGAGCAAAGAAGGTGTATGATGGCTTGGAGCCATTGGTTGCCAATGATATTGCAGAGGCGATTTGGTTTGCCGTAAGCAGGCCTGCACATGTAAATATCAACGACATGCTGATCATGCCTACTGCCCAGGCTACAGGTGCCATTATTAAAAGAAACTAA
- a CDS encoding isoprenyl transferase: MGFKEQIDVTRLPEHIAIIMDGNGRWAKNQGKFRHFGHESGVLSVKDIVEGCADIGIKYLTVYAFSTENWNRPIEEVNALMELLISTINQETATLNKNNIRLNAIGDISSLPQKCIDDLKSAMDNTAKNTRCTLTLALSYSAKWEIIEAAKKLAQKIKDQEINIDEINENTFSAQLTTTNIPDPELMIRTSGEHRISNFLLWQMAYTELYFTDTLWPDFRREDLFEAIVDYQKRERRFGKISEQLN, from the coding sequence ATGGGATTTAAAGAACAAATTGACGTTACACGCCTGCCTGAGCACATCGCAATCATCATGGATGGAAATGGGAGATGGGCAAAAAATCAAGGCAAATTCAGGCACTTTGGCCATGAAAGTGGGGTGTTATCTGTAAAAGATATCGTAGAAGGTTGCGCAGATATAGGGATTAAATACTTGACTGTATATGCTTTTTCTACCGAAAACTGGAATAGGCCCATAGAGGAAGTAAATGCTTTGATGGAGCTGCTGATCTCGACCATTAATCAGGAAACCGCAACGCTTAATAAGAATAACATCAGACTTAACGCCATCGGGGATATCTCTTCTCTTCCACAAAAATGTATTGACGACCTGAAAAGTGCGATGGATAACACTGCAAAAAATACGCGTTGTACCCTGACACTTGCTTTGAGCTATAGCGCGAAATGGGAAATCATTGAAGCGGCAAAGAAATTGGCTCAAAAAATTAAAGATCAGGAAATTAATATTGATGAAATCAATGAAAATACTTTTTCAGCCCAGCTGACGACGACCAATATTCCCGATCCTGAACTCATGATCAGGACGAGTGGCGAACATAGGATCAGCAATTTTCTGTTGTGGCAGATGGCTTATACCGAACTGTATTTTACCGATACTTTGTGGCCTGACTTTAGAAGGGAAGACCTTTTTGAAGCAATTGTAGACTACCAAAAGCGCGAACGCCGCTTCGGTAAAATTAGTGAACAGTTGAACTAA
- a CDS encoding GatB/YqeY domain-containing protein — protein sequence MISTTIDQEIKKAMLAKDQAQLRGLRAIKAALLLAKTEKGSSEEITEEAESKILQKLVKQRRESADIYKQQGREDLSVIEEEEIEVISRFMPKQLEQAEIESIIAQIIKDSGAASVKEMGKVIGLANKELAGKADGKLIAEIVKAQLA from the coding sequence ATGATATCAACTACAATAGATCAGGAGATTAAAAAAGCGATGCTGGCTAAAGATCAGGCGCAATTACGAGGTTTAAGAGCGATCAAGGCAGCTTTGTTGCTGGCTAAAACAGAAAAAGGATCAAGCGAAGAGATCACAGAAGAAGCGGAATCAAAGATCTTACAGAAGCTGGTGAAACAACGTCGTGAATCTGCCGACATCTATAAGCAACAGGGGCGTGAAGACCTGAGCGTGATCGAAGAAGAAGAAATTGAAGTGATCAGCCGCTTTATGCCTAAGCAATTGGAACAGGCGGAAATTGAAAGTATCATTGCTCAGATTATCAAAGATTCTGGTGCAGCTTCAGTGAAAGAAATGGGTAAAGTAATTGGCCTTGCAAACAAGGAACTTGCAGGTAAAGCGGACGGAAAACTGATCGCTGAGATCGTGAAAGCGCAATTGGCATAA
- the murI gene encoding glutamate racemase — translation MNIGQSIGVFDSGYGGLTVFKSIAEKLPQYNYIYLGDNARSPYGDHSYETIYQYTLDCVEWLFAQGCPLVILACNTASAKALRSIQQKVLPVKYPNHRVLGVIRPTAEVVGDFSRSKTIGVMGTRGTVNSLSYPMEIAKFFPELKVLQQSCPMWVPLIENNEHLNPGADYFVDKYLKELLEKDADIDCILLACTHYPLLIPKLKAMLPEGIQLLGQADIVADSLDTYLKKHPEIAIKIAHGGEKHFYTSGDRQVFDQHASIFFGAEIESEQMHLQI, via the coding sequence ATGAATATTGGACAATCTATTGGCGTTTTTGATTCTGGTTATGGTGGTTTAACAGTGTTTAAATCTATTGCTGAAAAGTTACCTCAATACAATTATATCTATCTGGGCGATAACGCCCGGTCTCCCTATGGAGATCATTCTTACGAAACGATTTATCAGTATACACTAGACTGTGTGGAATGGCTTTTTGCTCAGGGTTGTCCCCTGGTGATTCTTGCCTGTAATACGGCTTCCGCAAAGGCTTTACGCAGCATCCAGCAGAAGGTGCTCCCGGTAAAGTATCCGAATCATCGGGTGCTGGGCGTAATCAGGCCAACGGCAGAAGTAGTGGGGGACTTTAGCAGGAGCAAAACTATTGGTGTAATGGGGACCAGGGGAACGGTCAATTCTTTGTCTTACCCCATGGAGATTGCTAAGTTTTTTCCGGAATTGAAAGTCTTGCAGCAAAGTTGTCCGATGTGGGTGCCTTTGATTGAGAATAATGAACACCTGAATCCGGGAGCCGATTATTTTGTAGATAAGTACCTGAAAGAACTGTTGGAAAAGGATGCCGATATTGATTGTATTCTGTTGGCTTGTACGCACTATCCACTGCTGATTCCAAAGCTTAAAGCCATGCTTCCAGAGGGCATTCAATTATTGGGGCAGGCAGATATTGTTGCCGATAGCCTGGATACCTATTTAAAAAAACATCCGGAGATCGCGATAAAGATTGCGCATGGCGGAGAAAAACACTTCTATACTTCTGGCGACCGGCAGGTCTTTGATCAGCATGCTTCCATCTTCTTTGGAGCGGAAATCGAATCTGAACAGATGCACCTTCAAATCTAA